The Dama dama isolate Ldn47 chromosome 3, ASM3311817v1, whole genome shotgun sequence genome has a segment encoding these proteins:
- the MDM2 gene encoding E3 ubiquitin-protein ligase Mdm2 isoform X2 encodes MLIQVRPKPLLLKLLKSVGAQKDTYTMKEVIFYLGQYIMAKRLYDEKQQHIVYCSNDLLGDLFGVPSFSVKEHRKIYTMIYRNLVVVSQQDSGTSMSENRCHLEGGSNQKDLVQELQEEKPSSSDMVSRPSTSSRRRAVSETEENSDEFPGDRQRKRHKSDSLPLSFDESLALCVIREICCERSSSSESTGTPSNPDLDAGVSEHSGDWLDQDSVSDQFSVEFEVESLDSEDYSLSEEGQELSDEDDEVYRVTVYQAGESDTDSFEEDPEISLADYWKCTSCNEMNPPLPPHCNRCWALRENWLPEDKGKDKGKMSEKAKPGDLMQEEEGFDVPDCKKSTVSDSRESCVEENDDRITQASLSQESEDYSQPSTSNSIIYSSQEDVKEFEREEAQDKEESVESSFPLNAIEPCVICQGRPKNGCIVHGKTGHLMACFTCAKKLKKRNKPCPVCRQPIQMIVLTYFP; translated from the exons ATGCTGATCCAG GTTAGACCGAAACCATTGCTTTTGAAGTTGTTGAAGTCTGTTGGTGCACAGAAGGACACTTATACTATGAAAGAG GTTATATTTTATCTTGGCCAGTATATCATGGCTAAACGATTATATgatgaaaaacaacaacatattgTGTATTGTTCAAATGATCTTCTAGGGGATTTGTTTGGAGTGCCAAGCTTCTCTGTGAAGGAGCACAG GAAAATATATACAATGATCTACAGAAATTTGGTAGTAGTCAGTCAGCAAG ATTCAGGCACGTCTATGAGTGAAAACAGGTGTCACCTTGAAGGAGGGAGTAATCAAAAG GATCTTGTGCAAGAGCTACAGGAAGAGAAACCTTCATCCTCAGATATGGTTTCTAGACCATCTACCTCATCTAGGAGGAGAGCAGTTAGTGAGACAG AAGAAAATTCAGATGAATTCCCTGGTGACCGACAGAGAAAGCGCCACAAGTCTGACAGTCTTCCGCTCTCCTTTGACGAAAGCCTTGCTCTGTGTGTGATACGGGAGATATGCTGCGAGAGAAGCAGTAGCAGTGAGTCGACGGGGACGCCGTCAAACCCG GATCTGGATGCTGGTGTAAGTGAACATTCAGGTGATTGGTTGGATCAGGATTCAGTTTCAGATCAATTCAGTGTAGAATTTGAAGTTGAGTCTCTTGATTCAGAAGATTATAGCCTTAGTGAAGAAGGACAAGAACTCTCAGATGAAGATGATGag gtatATCGAGTTACTGTGTATCAGGCAGGCGAGAGTGATACAGATTCATTTGAGGAAGATCCTGAAATTTCCTTAGCT GACTATTGGAAGTGTACTTCGTGCAATGAAATGAATCCTCCCCTTCCACCTCATTGCAACAGATGTTGGGCCCTTCGTGAAAACTGGCTTCCTGAagataaaggaaaagataaagggAAAATGTCTGAGAAAGCCAAACCAGGAGACTTGATGCAAGAAGAAGAGGGCTTTGATGTCCCTGACTGTAAGAAATCTACGGTCAGTGATTCTAGAGAATcatgtgttgaagaaaatgatgaTAGAATCACACAAGCCTCTCTTTCTCAAGAAAGTGAGGACTATTCTCAACCATCGACTTCTAATAGCatcatttacagtagccaagaagATGTCAAAGAGTTTGAGAGAGAAGAAGCACAAGACAAAGAAGAAAGCGTGGAGTCTAGTTTTCCCCTTAATGCCATTGAACCTTGTGTAATTTGCCAGGGTCGACCTAAAAATGGTTGCATCGTCCATGGCAAAACAGGACATCTTATGGCATGCTTTACATgtgcaaagaagttaaaaaaaaggaataagcCCTGTCCAGTATGTAGGCAACCCATTCAAATGATTGTGCTAACTTATTTCCCCTAG
- the MDM2 gene encoding E3 ubiquitin-protein ligase Mdm2 isoform X3, translating into MKEVIFYLGQYIMAKRLYDEKQQHIVYCSNDLLGDLFGVPSFSVKEHRKIYTMIYRNLVVVSQQDSGTSMSENRCHLEGGSNQKDLVQELQEEKPSSSDMVSRPSTSSRRRAVSETEENSDEFPGDRQRKRHKSDSLPLSFDESLALCVIREICCERSSSSESTGTPSNPDLDAGVSEHSGDWLDQDSVSDQFSVEFEVESLDSEDYSLSEEGQELSDEDDEVYRVTVYQAGESDTDSFEEDPEISLADYWKCTSCNEMNPPLPPHCNRCWALRENWLPEDKGKDKGKMSEKAKPGDLMQEEEGFDVPDCKKSTVSDSRESCVEENDDRITQASLSQESEDYSQPSTSNSIIYSSQEDVKEFEREEAQDKEESVESSFPLNAIEPCVICQGRPKNGCIVHGKTGHLMACFTCAKKLKKRNKPCPVCRQPIQMIVLTYFP; encoded by the exons ATGAAAGAG GTTATATTTTATCTTGGCCAGTATATCATGGCTAAACGATTATATgatgaaaaacaacaacatattgTGTATTGTTCAAATGATCTTCTAGGGGATTTGTTTGGAGTGCCAAGCTTCTCTGTGAAGGAGCACAG GAAAATATATACAATGATCTACAGAAATTTGGTAGTAGTCAGTCAGCAAG ATTCAGGCACGTCTATGAGTGAAAACAGGTGTCACCTTGAAGGAGGGAGTAATCAAAAG GATCTTGTGCAAGAGCTACAGGAAGAGAAACCTTCATCCTCAGATATGGTTTCTAGACCATCTACCTCATCTAGGAGGAGAGCAGTTAGTGAGACAG AAGAAAATTCAGATGAATTCCCTGGTGACCGACAGAGAAAGCGCCACAAGTCTGACAGTCTTCCGCTCTCCTTTGACGAAAGCCTTGCTCTGTGTGTGATACGGGAGATATGCTGCGAGAGAAGCAGTAGCAGTGAGTCGACGGGGACGCCGTCAAACCCG GATCTGGATGCTGGTGTAAGTGAACATTCAGGTGATTGGTTGGATCAGGATTCAGTTTCAGATCAATTCAGTGTAGAATTTGAAGTTGAGTCTCTTGATTCAGAAGATTATAGCCTTAGTGAAGAAGGACAAGAACTCTCAGATGAAGATGATGag gtatATCGAGTTACTGTGTATCAGGCAGGCGAGAGTGATACAGATTCATTTGAGGAAGATCCTGAAATTTCCTTAGCT GACTATTGGAAGTGTACTTCGTGCAATGAAATGAATCCTCCCCTTCCACCTCATTGCAACAGATGTTGGGCCCTTCGTGAAAACTGGCTTCCTGAagataaaggaaaagataaagggAAAATGTCTGAGAAAGCCAAACCAGGAGACTTGATGCAAGAAGAAGAGGGCTTTGATGTCCCTGACTGTAAGAAATCTACGGTCAGTGATTCTAGAGAATcatgtgttgaagaaaatgatgaTAGAATCACACAAGCCTCTCTTTCTCAAGAAAGTGAGGACTATTCTCAACCATCGACTTCTAATAGCatcatttacagtagccaagaagATGTCAAAGAGTTTGAGAGAGAAGAAGCACAAGACAAAGAAGAAAGCGTGGAGTCTAGTTTTCCCCTTAATGCCATTGAACCTTGTGTAATTTGCCAGGGTCGACCTAAAAATGGTTGCATCGTCCATGGCAAAACAGGACATCTTATGGCATGCTTTACATgtgcaaagaagttaaaaaaaaggaataagcCCTGTCCAGTATGTAGGCAACCCATTCAAATGATTGTGCTAACTTATTTCCCCTAG
- the MDM2 gene encoding E3 ubiquitin-protein ligase Mdm2 isoform X1 yields the protein MCNTNMSVSTDGAVSTSQIPASEQETLVRPKPLLLKLLKSVGAQKDTYTMKEVIFYLGQYIMAKRLYDEKQQHIVYCSNDLLGDLFGVPSFSVKEHRKIYTMIYRNLVVVSQQDSGTSMSENRCHLEGGSNQKDLVQELQEEKPSSSDMVSRPSTSSRRRAVSETEENSDEFPGDRQRKRHKSDSLPLSFDESLALCVIREICCERSSSSESTGTPSNPDLDAGVSEHSGDWLDQDSVSDQFSVEFEVESLDSEDYSLSEEGQELSDEDDEVYRVTVYQAGESDTDSFEEDPEISLADYWKCTSCNEMNPPLPPHCNRCWALRENWLPEDKGKDKGKMSEKAKPGDLMQEEEGFDVPDCKKSTVSDSRESCVEENDDRITQASLSQESEDYSQPSTSNSIIYSSQEDVKEFEREEAQDKEESVESSFPLNAIEPCVICQGRPKNGCIVHGKTGHLMACFTCAKKLKKRNKPCPVCRQPIQMIVLTYFP from the exons ATGTGCAATACCAACATGTCTGTGTCTACTGATGGTGCTGTAAGCACCTCACAGATTCCAGCTTCGGAACAAGAGACCCTG GTTAGACCGAAACCATTGCTTTTGAAGTTGTTGAAGTCTGTTGGTGCACAGAAGGACACTTATACTATGAAAGAG GTTATATTTTATCTTGGCCAGTATATCATGGCTAAACGATTATATgatgaaaaacaacaacatattgTGTATTGTTCAAATGATCTTCTAGGGGATTTGTTTGGAGTGCCAAGCTTCTCTGTGAAGGAGCACAG GAAAATATATACAATGATCTACAGAAATTTGGTAGTAGTCAGTCAGCAAG ATTCAGGCACGTCTATGAGTGAAAACAGGTGTCACCTTGAAGGAGGGAGTAATCAAAAG GATCTTGTGCAAGAGCTACAGGAAGAGAAACCTTCATCCTCAGATATGGTTTCTAGACCATCTACCTCATCTAGGAGGAGAGCAGTTAGTGAGACAG AAGAAAATTCAGATGAATTCCCTGGTGACCGACAGAGAAAGCGCCACAAGTCTGACAGTCTTCCGCTCTCCTTTGACGAAAGCCTTGCTCTGTGTGTGATACGGGAGATATGCTGCGAGAGAAGCAGTAGCAGTGAGTCGACGGGGACGCCGTCAAACCCG GATCTGGATGCTGGTGTAAGTGAACATTCAGGTGATTGGTTGGATCAGGATTCAGTTTCAGATCAATTCAGTGTAGAATTTGAAGTTGAGTCTCTTGATTCAGAAGATTATAGCCTTAGTGAAGAAGGACAAGAACTCTCAGATGAAGATGATGag gtatATCGAGTTACTGTGTATCAGGCAGGCGAGAGTGATACAGATTCATTTGAGGAAGATCCTGAAATTTCCTTAGCT GACTATTGGAAGTGTACTTCGTGCAATGAAATGAATCCTCCCCTTCCACCTCATTGCAACAGATGTTGGGCCCTTCGTGAAAACTGGCTTCCTGAagataaaggaaaagataaagggAAAATGTCTGAGAAAGCCAAACCAGGAGACTTGATGCAAGAAGAAGAGGGCTTTGATGTCCCTGACTGTAAGAAATCTACGGTCAGTGATTCTAGAGAATcatgtgttgaagaaaatgatgaTAGAATCACACAAGCCTCTCTTTCTCAAGAAAGTGAGGACTATTCTCAACCATCGACTTCTAATAGCatcatttacagtagccaagaagATGTCAAAGAGTTTGAGAGAGAAGAAGCACAAGACAAAGAAGAAAGCGTGGAGTCTAGTTTTCCCCTTAATGCCATTGAACCTTGTGTAATTTGCCAGGGTCGACCTAAAAATGGTTGCATCGTCCATGGCAAAACAGGACATCTTATGGCATGCTTTACATgtgcaaagaagttaaaaaaaaggaataagcCCTGTCCAGTATGTAGGCAACCCATTCAAATGATTGTGCTAACTTATTTCCCCTAG